The DNA sequence CTGACCAGGCGCCGGGCCAGCCCGGCTCAGCCCGGTGATCGAGATGTGGGAGTGGTCAGGCGTCTGACGTAGCCGGGTCGTGGGAGTGCTCAGGTCAGGAGGGTGATTCCGGGCAGCCGAGCTGCTCGGCACCTTCGACGTCCACCGGAAGCCGCCCGTGTGCCGTCTCGTTACCACGCAGCACGTCCACCAGGGCGGCAAATGCCTGGGGCGTCCTCCCATACAACGCGATCTTCGTCGGGGCCTCGCTTGCCCCCAGCGCGTACGGCGTGTCCAGCGCTACCACGACGTCCCCGCTCCCCGGATCGGTGCCGCCCAGCAACCGGACGACATCGCCCGAACCGACGCTGAGCCCGGCCTCCTCGGCCGCTGCCGTCAGCCTGGCCCGGTCCAATTCGGTGCCGCCCACCACCTCGATGGAATCGCTCACGTAGGGGCCCTCGCATTGGCCCGCCGCGATGGTCATACCGGCTAGCGAAGCGTCGTAGGACAGCTCGCCGTGCGAGCCGACAGCGTCCGGTCCGGGAGCTTCGTCGGCCTTCTGCTGGTGCAACATGAGCGCGACGCCGCGGGTGGCGGCCGCTGCCAGCCTGTCGGTGTCCAGCCGCCCGTCCGACACCGCCTCGACGATCGCGGCATGGGCTGCACGGACATCCGCGGGCATCAGGACGACGTCGATACCGGCCTCCAAGGCCCGCACGGCCGCCTCGGCCGGCCCGTAGGCCTCGGTGATCGCCCCCATGTCCATCGCGTCGGTGACGATGAGTCCGTCGAAGCCGAGTTCGTCTCGCAGAAGGCCGACCACGTCGCTGGACAACGACGACGGGGTACCGGGATCGACCGCTTCGACCTCGATATGCCCGACCATGACCACCGGAATCCCCGCCTCGACAGCCTCCCTGAACGGGATGAAATCCCGGTCCTGAAGTTCCTCGAGCGACGCGGTCTGCACCGGGAGCTCTTCGTGGCTGTCAGCAGGTACCGATCCGTGTCCCGGGAAGTGTTTGACGACCGGGACGATGCCGGCCCGGGAGTAACCTTCCAGCGACGCTGCCACCAGATCGGAGACCAGCTCTGGATTCGACGCTGCCGAGCGGCTGCCGATGGTGGGGTCGTCCGCGCCCGTGGTGACGTCGGCGTCAGGCGCGAAGACCATAGTGAAACCCATGGCGCGCAGCTCCTGGCCGCTGGCCCGGGCGACCTCCGTGGCGAGGTCGGCCGACCGAGCGGCACCGAAGGTCATGTAGGACGGGAATTCGGTGGCGGGTTCGCGAACTCTGGCAACCCGTCCACCTTCCTGATCAACACTGACGATCAGCGGATATCCGCGGTCGTCAGCGCTTTGCACTGCCTCGGCCGTCCGGCGCAGCTGGTCCGGGGACTCGACGTTGTCTCCCATGACGATGACGCCACCCAGACCCAACTCGGCGATCAGCTCGGTGGGAGGTTCCAAGCCGCTGTAGTTCGCGACGATCACCTGGCCGGCCTGCTGTTCGACGGACATCTCCGCGACGATCGATTCCGCTTCTTCGTATTCACTAGTGGTGGGGCCCCACGCCAGCGGCTCCGGAGCCTCTGGCGAAGGCGAAGCAGCGGTGGTCTCGTGGGCCGTAGGCGTGGAGGTGGACACAGGCGGGCTCTCCTTCGGCGTTGAATCATCGGACGCACACGCGGCGACCATCAGAGCTACGGCGGCGGTAATCGTCAGCAACCGGCTCATCCGAGGCAGTCTGCCACGCACGGCGACCAGATCGTTCGGTGGGAGCTGACGGCTCATACCAGCACCTCGGTGACCGGCAGCGAAGAATCGGTGCCGAAGTCGAGCGAACTCGGCGGTAGACCCCGTTCGACGACCGCTGCGCCCAGCGCCGCGATCATGGCGCCGTTGTCCGTGCACAACGACAGCCGAGGTTGTCTCAGCTCGATGCCGGCCGCGGCGCAGCGCTCGCGAGTGAGATCGCGAATACGCGCGTTCGCCGCTACCCCGCCGGCGAGCACCATCGTCCGCACATCGCGCTCCTTGCACGCTAGTACCGCCTTGTGGGTGAGCACGTCGGCCACAGCCTCCTGGAATGCCGCGGCGACATCGGCCACCGGCACCGTCACACCGTCACGCTCAGCTGTCTCGACCCACCGGGCCACTGCCGTCTTCAGCCCGGAGAAGGAGAAATCATAGCGGTGCCGGTTCATATCGCGCTGGCTGGTCAGGCCCCGCGGAAAGCGGATGGACGACGGGTCGCCGCCGGCAGCCGACTTCTGGATGTGCGGCCCGCCCGGATATGGCAGGCCGATGAGGCGGGCAACCTTGTCGAAGGCTTCTCCGGCGGCGTCGTCGAGGGTCTGCCCCAGCAGAGTCGCCGCCGTAGCGATGTCCGTGACCTCGAGGATCTCGGTGTGGCCACCGGATACCAGCAACGCCACTACCGGTTCTGTCAGCGGGCCGTTTTCGAGCTGCTCCGCCGCGACATGACCCACGAGATGGTTGACGCCGTACAGGGGCTTTCCAAGTGCGATGGCCAGCGCCTTGGCGGCAGACACGCCCACCATGAGGGCACCGGCCAGCCCGGGGCCCGCGGTCACGGCAATGGCGTCGACGTCGGCGAGGGTGACTCCGGCTTCGTCGAGCGCACGCTGCAGCGTGGGAGTCATCGCCTCCAGGTGTGCCCGGCTCGCAACCTCAGGCACCACACCCCCGAACCGGGCGTGCTCCTCGATGCTGCTCGCCACCGCGTTGGCGAGCAGCGTAGTGCCCCGGACCAGGCCGACGCCGGTCTCGTCGCAGGATGTCTCGATGCCCAGGATCAGGGGTTGTACGGCCACAAGAGTCGATTATCCACGGCAGCGTTGAGCCCTGCTCAGCGCCATCGCTCCGGTGATCGTGAGCTGATTTCAGCGCCGCCGTCCCCATTTCAGGAGCGATTCAGGTCGTCATGACGGCAGCGAGACGCTCACGATCACCGGGATAGCGAAAGACTCATCACCAAGCCGTCCCGGTTTCCCCCGAAATAGCCAGGGCGCACCCCGATCTGCTCGAACCCATGCCGGGTATAGAAGGCCAGCGCGGGTTCGTTGTCCACCCGCACCTCGATGGTGAGCGACGTCGCGCCGTGTGCACGAGCCTCTTCGGCCATCACTGCCAAGAGCTTGCTACCGATGCCCCGCCGCTGCTCGTCGGTAGCCACGGCGATGGTGTGGATGTCGGCCGGCTCTTTCCACATGGACGGCAGCCGCAGCCCGGCGTATCCGGCGATGCGCGTGTCCGGCCCGGTCCGTGGCAACGGACCTGGTTCGTCTGACCGCACGATCCGGCCGCCCGCTGGGCCCAGCTCATACTCCGCGACCACATACCATCGTGTCGCCGGCATCCCGGCCAGCTCAGATCGGAAGATCTGAGCCGACCAGGGCGGGTCACCCGCGAACAGCTCCTGCTCGAGCGGGAGCAACGCCTCGATGTCCGCCAGCCGCATCGGCCGGATCCGGACGGTCACGGCTGTTGCCGCCCCGCAAGCGATGAGGCGGTTCGGCTCAGCACGCTCTTACGCTTCGACGCCGGGGTGACATCTGGCCGGCGGAGATACAGCGGGCGTGGCTCGAGGATGTCGATCGATTTGCCGGCCACGGCCAAGGCGAGGTCGGCTGCGGAAGGGTACTCGGGCATCAGCGCAGCGGCGAAAGCTTCCGGATACAGCCTGGCACCCGCGCCGGCCGCGGGTAGGCCCGGGGAAATCTCACCGGCATCGGCGGCCGGTCCGACGTCCGGGCCGCTGATTCGCCGGCCCGAGGCGTCGTATCCGGCCCAGTAGACCTCGCGGCGGCGCGCGTCGGTGGCCACCATGAATGGGCCGTCGTCATGAAAACCTCCGGCCACCACGCCGTGGGCAACGACGTCCAGGCTGCAAACTCCGCGTACCGGAACGTCCAGCGCCGCGCCCAGTGTGAGCGCGGCGGCCAGCCCAACCCGCAGACCCGTGAATGGCCCTGGGCCGACGCCTACCGCGATCTCGGAGATCTCCCGGCGGTCCGCCTTCGCAGTGGCAAGGGCGGCGAAGATGGCGGGGACGAGCAATTCGGTATGCCGGCGGGCGTCGATGGTGGTCGACTCGGCGACGACACGGTCCCCGTTGTGTAGAGCGACCGTCACCGCGGGCGTCGCTGTGTCCAGGGCTAAGAGCAGCACGATTGTTAACTTTACGTGGTGCGCCTGGAATCGGGTGGCCAATGTCGCTCTGTTGGGCCCTGGATGGGCTGGTGCCGAGCTCGCCGTCCGACGTTTACGCAGTCCGGCAGCCCAGGGGCACGATTCCCGGAATGCCCGCCGCGGCGGGACTTAGAGGCCGCGCAGTATGGGAGTCGCCTGACAGCGAGGCCTCTAAGAAAGCACGACGATGCCCAGATGCCCGAGGATGACCGCGGCCTGGTTACCGGAGATGACGGCACCGGCGAGCCTGTGTGCGTCCTGCAGCGGAAACTCGCCGAGGTCAGCTCCGCGCAGGTCGGCACCGTCGAGCTCGGCTGCGCGGAGTTCGGCGCCGCGCAGCCGGGAGTCGATCCACATCGTGTCTCGCAGATCAGCCCCCGCGAGGACGGCGTCATCCAGCCGCAGGCCTTCCAGCGTCTGCCCACGGAGGCTGATCCCGGACAGCGTCGCGAGCATCAGGTTGCACCTGGAGAACTGGCACCCGAGACCCCGGGTGTCGTCAAAACGGATACCGATCATCCGGCAGCCGGTGAACTTCGTCCCAGCCACCATGGCACCGGCCCAGTTGGTGTTGGCGAGGTCGACGCCCTCGAACGTGGCGTCTGTCACATCGGCCCGTTTGAGCTGGGCTTTCGGCGCTGATCCGCCCTTCCACGTGGAGCCGTCGAGGTACGCGCCGACCAAGGTCGCGTTGTCGAACCGGCAGCCCTCGAAGGTGGCCCCGACCAGCCATGCTTTCGACAGGTCGGACTCAGTGAAGTCGCAGCGGCGGAACACCCGTGGGTGGTCGAGTTCGCCAGCTAGCTCGGCCCGCAGGTCACGCTCGCTCAAGTCGGTGTCGACGATCTCGGCGCCGCTGCTGAGCTGTTCCTCGACAGATGTCATTCGGGCCTCGACCACCGTTCAACCGCTTGGGCGCCATGTCGGATGTCGCCGTTTCTACCACGTCACACTGACAACGCCGCTCGCAGTTGGGCGTCGTCCCAGCGGATGCCGATTCCCGCAATACGAACGCGGCGCGGCTCGCCGGCGCCGTGGCCGGCATGCGCGGAGCGATCGATGTGTATCTCCAGGCGTTCACCGGCCAGGCCCTCCGCGAGCCCTTCGCCCCATTCGACGACGGTCACGGCTTCATCGAGGGTCGCTTCGAGGTCGATGTCCTCGAGTTCGTCCCAACCGCTGAGGCGGTAGGCGTCGACATGCACTAGAGGTGGGCCGTCCACCAGTGACGGATGCACCCGGGCGATGACGAACGTCGGCGATGTGATCGGCCCGCGTACTCCGAGCCCGTCGCCCAGCCCTTGGGTGAGGGTGGTCTTGCCGGCACCCAGCGCTCCCCCAAGCAGAACGAGATCGCCGGCCCGCAGAGACTTCGCCAGCCGGGTGCCCAAGCTGGCCATTTCGTCGGCGGACACCACGTCGAGTTCGATCATTTCCGTCTCCAGAGCGCAAGCACGCTGGCCCGGGACCGCCGGGAAGGACGCGGCCCGCGGCGAACTTGTTCGATCAGGGTATCCAGGTAGTCGGTGACCAGCCCGGCGCGTTCCAGCAAAACCATGTGCCCCGAGTCAGCGACTTCGACGTACTCAGCCAACGGGAGCCCTTCCGCGATGTCACGGCTGTGCCGCAGCGGCGTCAAATGGTCGTTCTCCGCGGCGATCACCAGACCGGGTATACCCGCGAGGACCGGGAGCGCGGCGTGCGCGTCGATCCCCCAAACCACCGGCAGGAACTCGGCGAGGACGTCCACCGGCGTCGAGGCATTCATCTGGGCGGTGAACTCCACGAGAGCCGGCGATGCGCCCCGGGAGAACGAGTAGCGGCGGGTGATGACGTAGCCGAGGTCGCTACCCGCGCGCCGGCCTCGCTCGATCAGCTCCGGCCGGCGTGCCAAGGCGGCCACGAGACCCGGCGCCGAGCGAGTAGCCAGCCGCCCGAACGGCGTGGGCAGGCCGAAAGTCGATGCGTTGAGACCTTCGGCGCTGGTGGCGATGAGCGCCACGCCGCGGACACGATCCTCGAAGAGCTCCGGACGCTCCAGTGCCAGCGCCAGAATGGTCATCCCGCCCATCGAGTGCCCGACCAAGACCACGGGCCCCCGTGGTGTGGTGGCGTCCAGAACCGCGCTCAAGTCGGCAGCGAGCCGTTCCCGGACGATCTTCTGCCGAGGTTCCGCACGGATCGTGTCGCGATCGACCACCACCTCGTCGCCGTCGTCGTCGGCCGCACCTCCCGAACGGCCGTGCCTGCGCTGATCCCAGAAGACCAGGCGGGTACGGCCGCGCAGATCCCGGCGCTGGAAATGCCACGAATCCTGGGTCAGCGCGTATCCGTGACTGAAAACAACGGTGACGTCGGCCGGCCCGTCCGGTTCGTCCACCTCGACGTACAGCGGGGCGCCGTCGTCGGCGACGACGATCTGTGATTTGCCGCGGAGCGACCCGAACGGCTCGTCGGCATAGGGATCATCCTTGCGCAGCGACCGGCCCATCACGTAACGCTCCGCGGCGAAACCCACCGCCGCGCCTGCCGTCGCGACGCCAAGCAGCGCTCCGACCGCTCCGGCGGTCTTGCCGGCGGTGACGAGCTTGCTCAAAGTGCCGCCTCGCGATCGATGTACGTCCGTGGCAGCCGCGGCGCGAAGCGGGTGACTATCTCGTACGAGATAGTGCGGCAGGCCTGCGCCCAGTCTTGCGCCGTCGGCTCACCCGAGGTGCCGTCGCCGAAGAGCACGACCTCGTCCCCTGCCTGCAGATGATCGTCCCCGGCATCGACGACGAACTGATCCATACACACCCGCCCGGCGACCCGCCGGATCTTGCCACCGATGAGGACTGGTCCGCCCGGTCCGCCGTCGCCGCTGGATCCGTGCCGGGGCACGCCGTCGGCATATCCGAGTGGCACGAGCGCCAGGTTGGTCTCGCGATCAGTCACATGGAAATGGCCGTAGGACACACCCTGGCCCGCGGTTACCCGCTTGACCAGGGCCAGCCTCGCTCGCACCGACATTGCGGGCCGCAGGCCGACATCACCCGGCGAGACCACGTCCGCAAGCGGCGACAGTCCGTAGACGGCGAGTCCGGTCCGGACCAGGTCGAAATGCGTGTGCGGAGACATCAAGGTCGCCGCGGAGTTGGCCAGGTGGCGGACCTCCGGGCGCACCCCGCGGGCTTCGGCCAGCGCGACGGCCGACCGGAACGTCTCGACCTGCGCCACATTGGCGGGGTGCTCGGGCGCGTCGGCGATCGCGAAGTGCGACCACAGCCCCACGACGTTGACCAGGCCTTCCGCTTGTGCTTTCAACGCGACGTCGACCAGCCCCGGCCAGTCGGCTTCGGTCGAGCCAGAGCGGCCCAGACCGGTGTCGATCTTCAGATGCAGCCTGGCGATCCGGCCGGTCTCCCGGGCGGCGTCGGCGATCTCGGCAACAACCCAGGGGGCCGCGGCGGAGACATCGACGTCAGCAGCCAGCGCATCGGTCCACCGCTCTCCCGGCGCACAGAGCCAGGCCATCAGCCTGCCTTCTATACCCGCGGCGCGCAGCGCCAAAGCCTCCGCCAGCACGGCTGTGCCCAGCCACGTTGCTCCGCCAACTTGCGCGGCCCGGGCAGCCGGTACCAGACCATGCCCATAACCGTCCGCCTTGACAACGGCCATCAGCTCTGCCGAGCCGGCACGCACGCGCAGCTCTGCGGCGTTGTCCCGGATCGCCGAGAGGTCGACGAGAACCTGTGCGTGCGGCACGGCGCCGCGAACGTGATCGCCCACAGCGCAGATTCTCGCAGACGCCGCGTGGCGTGCGTCGGCTGGTGATGCGTGCGCGCGCGTTCTTCCCCGCCCTTCCCGGTGATCGACAGTACGTTGCGGCTGTTAAACAGCGACCACATCCCACTGACGATCACCGTAAAACAGCCGCAACGTACTGTCGATCACCGGGAAGGGGCGTGCGCTATCGCGCCGAGTGGAGCGCGGCGAGGACCGCGGGAAGCGCGTCGAGTACCGCACTGGCGCTGGGCAGACCCGAACCTTCGGCCGCGGCTTGCCCGGCCAGGCCGTGAATGTAAGCAGCCGCACTACCGGCGTCGAAGGGCTCCATACCCGTGGCCAGCAGCGCACCGGCCAGCCCCGACAACACGTCACCGGATCCGGCCGTGGCCAGCGCAGGGGTGCCGGTCGGGTTGACGCGGATCCGGCCGTCGGGGGCCGCCACCAGCGTGGTGGACCCTTTGAGCAGAACTGTTGCGTTCCAGCGCCGTGCGGCGGCCTGAACGTAGCGCAGCCTGTGGGCCTCGACATCACCACGATCGGCGTCCATCATCCTGGCCAGCTCCCCCGCATGCGGGGTGAGAAGTGCCCGCCCGTCGAGGGTCTCCGGCAGGTGACGCAACCCGTCCGCATCGACCAGAACCGGCAGCCCGGTGTCCAGCACCGCGGCGACCTCCGCGGCGCGGCCGTCGCCCAGCCCGGAGCCGACGGCCCACGCTTGCACCCGGCCCGTGTCCGCCACGTCAGCACTGGTCACTACTTCGGGCCAACGGTTCAATACCTGTGTCGCGACCTCATCCGGGCCGACGAATCTGACCATGCCGGCACCACCCTCGGCAGCACCGCCGGCGGCCAGTACAGCCGCTCCTCTGAACTGCGCCGAGCCGGCGAGCAGGCCCAGCACTCCACGGCGGTATTTGTCCGAGTTCCGCTCGGGCGCGGGAAGCATCTCGGCAACGTCGACCGGCTCGAGCATCCCGGCCACGGGCTCGGGCAGGTACGGCGCCAGCCCGATGTCGACGAACTCGACGTGCCCAGCTACCTGTGCCGCAGGGTCGGCCAAAATCGCGAGCTTGTGCGTGCCGAACGTCACCGTGACATCAGCCCGCACGTGGGGGCCGGTCAGCTCCGCGGTGTCCGGCTCGACACCACTGGGCAGGTCGACGGCGACGACGAGGCCGGCCTCGGCAGCAGCGGCGTCGGCGAGCCGTGCCGCGTCGTCACGTAACCCACCCCGTCCGCCGATCCCCAGCATGCCGTCGAGGACGAGGTCGGCTCGCGCGATCGCCCGTTGTGTTTCCGGCGTCAACGGTACGTCGGCGGACGACACGACCCGTCCGCCAGCTCGTCGGAAGGCGGCCAGGCCGGCCGGATGCACCCGATCGTGGCGAAGCAGCACCGCGTCCACACTCGCGCCGCGGTGCGCCAGCCGGGCACCCGCCCACAACGCGTCGCCGCCATTGTCACCGCCGCCGACCAGCAGAACCACCCGGGAACCGTACGGGCCGCCCAATACCCTCGCGCAAACGGCGGCCAGCCCGGCGGCCGCCCGTTGCATCAGAGCGCTCTCCGGAAGCGTCGCCATCAGTGCCGCTTCGGCCGCACGGATCTCATCGACGGGGTGCGCGCCGATCATCTGGTGGTCCCTTCGACGCTGCGCTCGTCGTCGGGCGGGCGCGTTTCCCGGAGGCCGGTGGCGGCTCCGGGCCGATGGCCCATCGGGTCGATTCCCGTCCCGTCCCCCTCCAGGACCACCATGGCGGACGCGACGCCGGCATCGTGAGACAGCGACAAGTGCACCTTGACGACGCCGAGAACGGCGCATCGGCGTTCGACCGTGCCCCGTACGCTGAACCAGGGCCGTCCGGCGTCGTCGCGGACTACTTCGGCGTCATGCCACTGCAGGCCGACCGGTGCGCCGAGCGCCTTGGCCAGCGCCTCTTTGGCCGCGAATCGAGCCGCTTGCGAAGGAATGGACCGTTTACGCTCGTCCGGGGTGAAGACGCGTTCGGCCAGCGCTGGGGTGCGCTCCAGCGTCTCCGCGAACCGGCCGATGTCCACGACATCGATGCCCACACCAACGATCACGGGCACCAGCCTAAGCGGTTGAGCTTGAAACAGCCGCCGCCCTTGCCCGGTGTTGGGGTAGAGCACGCCCGGCCTCGGCTTCCGCGGCAGCCGACTACACTCGACGGCCGTGGTGACCTCCGCACTGGCCGTCGCCCACATCGGCCTGCTGGCGGTGTGGCTGGGATCGATGCTCTACAGCCTGCTGATCGTGCAACCACGCGCGGCCCGGTTCTTCGCGGCCGACGACGACACCCTGGAAGAGTTCCTCACGGTGCTCGGCTCGGGCAACCGGCGGCCCGTCGTCGGGATCGTCGTCGCACTCTTCGCCACCGGTGGGGCATTGGCAGCTGTCGAGACGAACACCGCGTCCGAGGTGCTCTTCGCTGTGGAGGGCATGCTCCTGGCGGTGGCTGCCTTCGTCTTCGCCCGGGTTTCGTGGCGGCTGTGGCCGCGGCGGGTGTTCGCGCTGCCGGAGGAACGCGGCGGCCACCGCGCCGCCTTGCACCGGCACGCGCTGCTCATGGTCGGGTTGGTTGGCGCCGCGTTCGTCGTCGCCGTCGTCGCGGTCACACTGCCGGGCTGAGAACCCACCCAGCCAGACCCGTGTTGATCATGGGCACGTGGCGCCTATTGGAGCTCCAGTAGGCGCCACGTGCCCATGATCAACTTCCGAGAAAGAAGGGGAAGCGCGGCGCGGTGCGCGGGGCGGGGCGGGCGCGGAGCGGTGCGCGGGGCGCGGGGGCGGGCGGGGGCTGTTACTCCACCGTCTACTCGACGGTCACACTCTTGGCGAGGTTGCGCGGCTGGTCGACGTCGAACCCGCGGGCGCTGGCCATTTCGCACGCGAAGACCTGCAGCGGAACCGTCGCGACGACGGGCTGCAGCAGCGTCGGGCATTCCGGCACCCGGACGATGTGATCGGCATACGGGACCACCGCCTCGTCACCCTCTTCGGCGATGACGATGGTGCGCGCGCCGCGGGCGCGGATCTCCTGAATGTTGCTGACGATCTTGTCGTGCAGCACCGAGCGGCCGCGCGGCGACGGGACCACGACCACCACCGGCACACCATCCTCGATCAGGGCGATCGGGCCGTGTTTGAGCTCGGCGGCGGCAAAGCCCTCGGCATGCATGTAGGCGAGTTCTTTGAGCTTCAGCGCACCCTCGAGGGCCACCGGGAATCCGACGTGCCGGCCGACGAAGAGCACTGACGTGGCAGTGGAGAGTTCACGGGCCAGCGCCCGCACCGGCTCCATGGTCTCCAGGACCTGGTCCACCTTGGAGGGCAGGTCGGAAAGGTCCCGGACGACGGAGCGGACCTCGTCACCCCATTTGGTTCCCCGGACCTGTCCGAGATAGAGCCCCACCAGATAGCAGGCGATCAGCTGGGTGAGAAAGGCTTTGGTGGAGGCCACCGCCACCTCGGGCCCGGCATAGGTGTAGAAGACGGCATCGGACTCACGAGGGATGGTCGCGCCGTTGGTGTTGCAGATGGCCAGCACACGCGCCCCTTGCTCACGGGCGTAGCGCAGGGCCATCAGCGTGTCCATGGTCTCGCCGGACTGGCTGATCGCGACCACCAGGGTGCGCCGCCCGACGACGGGATCGCGGTACCGGAACTCGCTGGCCAGCTCCACCTCACACGGAACGCGGGTCCAATGCTCGATGGCGTATTTCGCGACCATGCCGGCGTGGTACGCGGTTCCGCAAGCGATCACCACCACCTTGTCCATCTCGCGCAGTTCTTCATCGGAGAGCCGCATCTGGTCGAGCAGAAGCCGGCCGTCGGCGCCGATCCGGCCGAGGAGTGTGTCAGCGACCGCTTTGGGCTGCTCGGCGATCTCTTTGAGCATGAAGTGGTCGTAGCCGTCTTTCTCCGCGGCCGAGGCATCCCAGTCGACGTGGTAGCGATGCTCCTTCACCGGGGCGCCGTCGAACCCGGTGAGAACCACCTCATCCGGCGTAATCTCCACGACCTGGCCGTCGCCCACTTCCATCGCCTCGCGGGTGTGGGCGATGAATGCCGACACGTCGGATGCGAGGAAGTTCTCCCCGTCGCCGAGCCCAACCACCAGCGGCGAGTTCCGCCGGGCGGCAACCACCCGGTCAGGGGTGTCAGCGTCCACGGCAACCAGAGTGAACGCGCCGTTGAGCCGCCGGCAGACCGCCCGCATCGCATCGGCGAGGGTGGCTCCGCCCGCGGTCTCGGAGGCCAGCAGGTGGGACACGACCTCGGTATCGGTGTCCGAGGCGAAGCTGACGCCGCTCGCCTCGAGCTCGGACCGCAGCTGGGCGAAGTTCTCGATGATGCCGTTGTGGATGACAGCCACCCGTCCGGAGGCATCCAGATGCGGATGGGCATTCCGGTCGGTGGGCGGGCCGTGGGTGGCCCATCGGGTATGCCCCAGGCCCGTGGTCGAGGACGGCATCGGCGCCTCGTTCAGCGCCTTCTCCAGGTTGGCGAGCTTGCCGGCCCGTTTCGTGGACGCGAGCGCGCCGTCGGCGACGACGGCGATCCCGGCCGAGTCGTACCCTCGGTACTCGAGGCGGCGAAGCCCTTCCAGAACTACGCCTGTCGCTTGCTGGCTGCCTGTGTATCCCACGATGCCGCACACGGCAGCCAGCGTAGCCCCCAACCGCCCACCGTCCTAGCCAGACCCATACCAC is a window from the Phytoactinopolyspora mesophila genome containing:
- a CDS encoding glycoside hydrolase family 3 protein, encoding MSRQLPPNDLVAVRGRLPRMSRLLTITAAVALMVAACASDDSTPKESPPVSTSTPTAHETTAASPSPEAPEPLAWGPTTSEYEEAESIVAEMSVEQQAGQVIVANYSGLEPPTELIAELGLGGVIVMGDNVESPDQLRRTAEAVQSADDRGYPLIVSVDQEGGRVARVREPATEFPSYMTFGAARSADLATEVARASGQELRAMGFTMVFAPDADVTTGADDPTIGSRSAASNPELVSDLVAASLEGYSRAGIVPVVKHFPGHGSVPADSHEELPVQTASLEELQDRDFIPFREAVEAGIPVVMVGHIEVEAVDPGTPSSLSSDVVGLLRDELGFDGLIVTDAMDMGAITEAYGPAEAAVRALEAGIDVVLMPADVRAAHAAIVEAVSDGRLDTDRLAAAATRGVALMLHQQKADEAPGPDAVGSHGELSYDASLAGMTIAAGQCEGPYVSDSIEVVGGTELDRARLTAAAEEAGLSVGSGDVVRLLGGTDPGSGDVVVALDTPYALGASEAPTKIALYGRTPQAFAALVDVLRGNETAHGRLPVDVEGAEQLGCPESPS
- the tsaD gene encoding tRNA (adenosine(37)-N6)-threonylcarbamoyltransferase complex transferase subunit TsaD — translated: MAVQPLILGIETSCDETGVGLVRGTTLLANAVASSIEEHARFGGVVPEVASRAHLEAMTPTLQRALDEAGVTLADVDAIAVTAGPGLAGALMVGVSAAKALAIALGKPLYGVNHLVGHVAAEQLENGPLTEPVVALLVSGGHTEILEVTDIATAATLLGQTLDDAAGEAFDKVARLIGLPYPGGPHIQKSAAGGDPSSIRFPRGLTSQRDMNRHRYDFSFSGLKTAVARWVETAERDGVTVPVADVAAAFQEAVADVLTHKAVLACKERDVRTMVLAGGVAANARIRDLTRERCAAAGIELRQPRLSLCTDNGAMIAALGAAVVERGLPPSSLDFGTDSSLPVTEVLV
- a CDS encoding GNAT family N-acetyltransferase translates to MTVRIRPMRLADIEALLPLEQELFAGDPPWSAQIFRSELAGMPATRWYVVAEYELGPAGGRIVRSDEPGPLPRTGPDTRIAGYAGLRLPSMWKEPADIHTIAVATDEQRRGIGSKLLAVMAEEARAHGATSLTIEVRVDNEPALAFYTRHGFEQIGVRPGYFGGNRDGLVMSLSLSR
- the tsaB gene encoding tRNA (adenosine(37)-N6)-threonylcarbamoyltransferase complex dimerization subunit type 1 TsaB; this encodes MLLLALDTATPAVTVALHNGDRVVAESTTIDARRHTELLVPAIFAALATAKADRREISEIAVGVGPGPFTGLRVGLAAALTLGAALDVPVRGVCSLDVVAHGVVAGGFHDDGPFMVATDARRREVYWAGYDASGRRISGPDVGPAADAGEISPGLPAAGAGARLYPEAFAAALMPEYPSAADLALAVAGKSIDILEPRPLYLRRPDVTPASKRKSVLSRTASSLAGRQQP
- a CDS encoding pentapeptide repeat-containing protein, with protein sequence MTSVEEQLSSGAEIVDTDLSERDLRAELAGELDHPRVFRRCDFTESDLSKAWLVGATFEGCRFDNATLVGAYLDGSTWKGGSAPKAQLKRADVTDATFEGVDLANTNWAGAMVAGTKFTGCRMIGIRFDDTRGLGCQFSRCNLMLATLSGISLRGQTLEGLRLDDAVLAGADLRDTMWIDSRLRGAELRAAELDGADLRGADLGEFPLQDAHRLAGAVISGNQAAVILGHLGIVVLS
- the tsaE gene encoding tRNA (adenosine(37)-N6)-threonylcarbamoyltransferase complex ATPase subunit type 1 TsaE, whose product is MIELDVVSADEMASLGTRLAKSLRAGDLVLLGGALGAGKTTLTQGLGDGLGVRGPITSPTFVIARVHPSLVDGPPLVHVDAYRLSGWDELEDIDLEATLDEAVTVVEWGEGLAEGLAGERLEIHIDRSAHAGHGAGEPRRVRIAGIGIRWDDAQLRAALSV
- a CDS encoding alpha/beta fold hydrolase, whose translation is MSKLVTAGKTAGAVGALLGVATAGAAVGFAAERYVMGRSLRKDDPYADEPFGSLRGKSQIVVADDGAPLYVEVDEPDGPADVTVVFSHGYALTQDSWHFQRRDLRGRTRLVFWDQRRHGRSGGAADDDGDEVVVDRDTIRAEPRQKIVRERLAADLSAVLDATTPRGPVVLVGHSMGGMTILALALERPELFEDRVRGVALIATSAEGLNASTFGLPTPFGRLATRSAPGLVAALARRPELIERGRRAGSDLGYVITRRYSFSRGASPALVEFTAQMNASTPVDVLAEFLPVVWGIDAHAALPVLAGIPGLVIAAENDHLTPLRHSRDIAEGLPLAEYVEVADSGHMVLLERAGLVTDYLDTLIEQVRRGPRPSRRSRASVLALWRRK
- the alr gene encoding alanine racemase: MGDHVRGAVPHAQVLVDLSAIRDNAAELRVRAGSAELMAVVKADGYGHGLVPAARAAQVGGATWLGTAVLAEALALRAAGIEGRLMAWLCAPGERWTDALAADVDVSAAAPWVVAEIADAARETGRIARLHLKIDTGLGRSGSTEADWPGLVDVALKAQAEGLVNVVGLWSHFAIADAPEHPANVAQVETFRSAVALAEARGVRPEVRHLANSAATLMSPHTHFDLVRTGLAVYGLSPLADVVSPGDVGLRPAMSVRARLALVKRVTAGQGVSYGHFHVTDRETNLALVPLGYADGVPRHGSSGDGGPGGPVLIGGKIRRVAGRVCMDQFVVDAGDDHLQAGDEVVLFGDGTSGEPTAQDWAQACRTISYEIVTRFAPRLPRTYIDREAAL